One stretch of Lacrimispora sphenoides DNA includes these proteins:
- a CDS encoding aldo/keto reductase, producing the protein MQYRDFGKTGIKVSALGFGAMRLPILQEEQVDEERAVSMIRHAIDEGVNYIDTAYPYHLGESERIVGNALRDGYREKTYLATKCPVWKLEKPEDFDEVLDEQLKKLQTDHIDFYLLHALSRDRFEDKIKKFDLVSRMEKAREEGKIKYLGFSFHDSYDVFQDILDYYDGWDFCQIQYNYVDLEHQAGVKGLKAAADKGLAVVVMEPLLGGKLADPADHVKKVFPEGKSTVEYALDFLWDQQEVSLLLSGMSDEKQLEENLVYADRSHIRMVNPEEKQVYKEAKEIFDSMALVGCTGCRYCLPCPFGLEIPEIFSYYNMTAAHKESEAKAGYEAMLVKAEGCKACHHCEKECPQMIKISEVMPEVAHVFAKL; encoded by the coding sequence ATGCAATATCGTGATTTTGGAAAAACAGGAATTAAGGTATCGGCCCTGGGGTTTGGAGCCATGAGACTTCCGATTCTTCAGGAGGAACAGGTGGATGAAGAACGAGCCGTATCCATGATCCGCCATGCCATTGATGAAGGAGTGAACTACATTGATACGGCATATCCTTACCATTTGGGAGAAAGCGAAAGGATCGTAGGAAATGCTTTAAGAGATGGCTACCGGGAGAAAACATATCTGGCTACCAAATGTCCTGTATGGAAGCTTGAAAAGCCCGAAGATTTTGATGAGGTCTTAGATGAGCAGCTTAAAAAGCTTCAGACCGACCACATTGATTTTTATTTGCTTCATGCTTTAAGCAGGGACCGCTTTGAAGATAAAATCAAAAAATTCGATCTTGTATCGCGCATGGAAAAAGCCAGGGAAGAAGGCAAAATAAAATATCTTGGATTTTCCTTCCATGATTCATATGATGTATTTCAGGATATCCTAGATTATTATGATGGATGGGATTTCTGCCAGATTCAGTATAACTACGTGGATTTAGAGCATCAGGCCGGAGTAAAGGGACTGAAGGCTGCGGCAGACAAGGGACTTGCGGTAGTTGTCATGGAACCGCTTCTTGGAGGAAAGCTGGCTGATCCTGCGGATCATGTAAAAAAGGTATTCCCTGAGGGAAAATCTACTGTGGAATATGCCCTTGATTTTTTATGGGACCAGCAGGAAGTGAGCCTTCTTCTAAGCGGAATGAGCGACGAAAAGCAGCTTGAGGAAAACCTGGTTTATGCAGACCGCAGCCATATCAGAATGGTAAATCCGGAAGAAAAACAGGTCTATAAAGAGGCAAAAGAAATCTTTGATTCCATGGCCCTAGTAGGCTGCACCGGATGCCGTTATTGCCTCCCCTGTCCCTTTGGTCTGGAGATCCCAGAGATTTTTTCTTATTACAACATGACTGCCGCCCATAAAGAAAGCGAGGCAAAGGCCGGATACGAGGCTATGCTTGTAAAGGCGGAAGGCTGTAAAGCATGTCATCACTGTGAAAAGGAATGTCCGCAGATGATAAAGATCAGTGAAGTTATGCCGGAGGTAGCTCACGTGTTTGCAAAGCTTTAA
- a CDS encoding 6-phospho-alpha-glucosidase — protein sequence MNRTFKLVIVGGGSTYTPGIVKSLLDQKDQFKLSELRLYDNFKERQDKVGVLVKKVIEMFDPDVKLVLTTDPKEAFTDADFIFAQMRVGLYHMRELDEKIPLKYGVVGQETCGPGGLAYGLRTIYPMVEVIDYCEKYASKDYWIVNYSNPAAIVAKAMHKLRPNARILNICDMPVAIMRNMANILDCDRKDIVPDYFGLNHFGWFTKIRVGEEDRTEELKAYVREHGYMPPDDRSEVRHNDASWKHTFDNAKNLMRMFPDYLPNTYMQYYLLGDEIVKHSDKNYTRANEVMDGREKRIFQAAEQYETTGEIDMTPFFTGVHGEFIVEVAMSLAFNLKKRHLVMVMNNGAVKNLPDDAMVEIPCYITNEGPEATRVGEIPTFFKGMIEQQEASEKLIVEAAIEGSYDKALAAFTLNKTIPSAMAAKHILDEMIEANKDYWPELK from the coding sequence TTAGTCATTGTAGGCGGCGGAAGTACTTATACGCCGGGAATAGTCAAGAGCCTTCTGGACCAGAAGGATCAATTTAAACTTTCCGAATTAAGACTTTATGATAATTTCAAAGAACGCCAGGACAAAGTTGGAGTTTTGGTGAAAAAGGTTATTGAGATGTTTGATCCGGATGTGAAATTGGTTCTTACAACAGATCCAAAAGAAGCGTTTACGGATGCAGATTTTATATTTGCCCAGATGAGGGTCGGATTGTATCATATGAGAGAGCTTGATGAGAAGATCCCTTTAAAATACGGTGTAGTGGGCCAGGAAACCTGCGGACCAGGCGGCCTTGCCTATGGTTTAAGAACCATTTATCCGATGGTAGAAGTCATCGATTATTGTGAAAAATATGCAAGCAAGGACTACTGGATCGTAAATTATTCCAATCCGGCGGCCATTGTCGCAAAAGCAATGCATAAACTCCGGCCAAATGCCAGAATCTTAAATATCTGTGATATGCCGGTTGCGATCATGAGAAACATGGCTAACATTTTGGATTGTGACAGAAAAGACATTGTGCCGGATTACTTTGGACTGAACCATTTTGGCTGGTTTACAAAAATCCGCGTTGGGGAAGAAGACCGGACGGAAGAATTAAAGGCTTATGTAAGAGAACATGGCTATATGCCTCCGGATGACAGAAGTGAAGTACGGCATAATGATGCATCCTGGAAACATACCTTTGACAATGCAAAGAATTTAATGAGAATGTTCCCGGATTATCTGCCCAATACCTACATGCAGTACTATTTGTTAGGGGATGAGATTGTAAAACATTCCGATAAGAACTATACAAGAGCCAATGAAGTTATGGATGGAAGGGAAAAGCGGATTTTCCAGGCAGCAGAACAGTATGAAACAACCGGAGAAATTGATATGACTCCATTCTTTACCGGTGTTCATGGGGAATTTATCGTGGAAGTAGCGATGAGCCTGGCATTTAATTTAAAGAAACGTCATCTGGTTATGGTCATGAACAATGGTGCTGTTAAAAATTTACCAGACGACGCCATGGTAGAAATTCCTTGCTATATTACCAACGAAGGACCGGAAGCTACCAGAGTAGGGGAAATCCCGACTTTCTTTAAAGGAATGATCGAGCAGCAGGAGGCCAGCGAAAAATTGATCGTAGAGGCGGCAATAGAAGGAAGTTATGACAAAGCATTAGCAGCATTTACATTAAATAAGACCATACCATCAGCAATGGCCGCAAAGCATATTCTGGATGAAATGATTGAGGCAAACAAGGATTACTGGCCAGAGTTAAAATAA
- the cmk gene encoding (d)CMP kinase, translating into MKKVYNIAIDGPAGAGKSTIARSVAEKLHFVYVDTGAMYRAMALHFLRNGIPSDDEERISKSAGEVNVTISYENGMQQVILNGENVSGLIRTEEVSAMASAVSVYMPVRNKLVELQQNLALEENVIMDGRDIGTCVLPEADLKIYLTASSLVRARRRYEELKAKGEECSLDDIEKDIIERDYRDMNRENSPLKQAEDAVLLDSSDMTIPQVVDRILALFQERQVEGGSLWK; encoded by the coding sequence ATGAAAAAAGTTTATAATATAGCCATCGACGGACCGGCCGGGGCAGGAAAGAGCACCATTGCAAGGTCTGTTGCAGAAAAACTTCATTTTGTTTATGTGGATACGGGTGCCATGTACCGCGCTATGGCGCTGCATTTTTTAAGAAATGGGATCCCGTCAGATGATGAGGAAAGGATTTCAAAGTCGGCCGGAGAGGTGAACGTCACCATCTCCTATGAAAACGGGATGCAGCAGGTGATCTTAAACGGTGAAAATGTTTCCGGACTGATCCGCACAGAGGAGGTCAGTGCCATGGCTTCTGCGGTTTCCGTTTACATGCCGGTGCGCAATAAACTGGTGGAGCTTCAGCAGAATCTGGCTTTAGAAGAAAATGTTATCATGGATGGCCGGGATATCGGAACCTGCGTGCTTCCGGAGGCGGATTTAAAGATCTATTTAACAGCCAGCAGCCTGGTCCGGGCAAGAAGGCGGTATGAGGAGCTTAAGGCAAAGGGAGAGGAATGCAGCCTTGATGACATTGAAAAGGATATCATTGAACGGGATTACCGGGATATGAACCGGGAGAATTCTCCCCTTAAGCAGGCAGAGGATGCAGTCCTTTTAGATTCTTCCGACATGACCATTCCCCAGGTAGTGGACCGGATTCTTGCACTTTTTCAGGAAAGACAAGTAGAAGGAGGAAGCCTATGGAAGTGA
- the pap gene encoding polyphosphate:AMP phosphotransferase has translation MLEKLDLSKKIDKETYKDTKTKQGERLGLLQRECKEAGIPVMIVFEGMGASGKGTQINRLIQALDPRGFDVYANDKSTEEERMRPFLWRFWTKLPAQGRIALFDRSWYRQVTIERFVGKIPETALPEAFQDIQSFERQLTDDGMVIIKLFLYISKEEQKKRFNRLETSKETSWRVTEEDWRRNKEYGRFLEISEEMLQRTDMDFAPWTIIEGTDRDYASAKIITQVADCLEDALRQRKLRGERKEKEVPVRSEKYQSGVLTGVDLSKTMTKEEYKKEMRQLKEKLESLHSQIYRLRIPVVLGFEGWDAAGKGGAIKRLTSHLDPRGYKVYPTSAPNDMERVHHYLWRFWNHVPKAGHIAIFDRTWYGRVMVERIEGFCSEAEWKQAYQEINEMENHMANAGAVVIKFWLHIDKDEQEKRFKERQENPSKQWKITEEDWRNREKWDQYESAVNEMLVRTSTTYAPWVVVEANCKYYARIKVLKTVVEAMESEIKKCKKNS, from the coding sequence ATGCTGGAGAAACTTGATTTATCGAAAAAAATAGACAAAGAAACCTATAAAGACACTAAAACTAAGCAAGGCGAAAGGCTGGGTCTTTTGCAGCGGGAGTGCAAGGAGGCAGGAATTCCTGTCATGATCGTGTTCGAGGGCATGGGAGCATCAGGAAAGGGCACCCAGATCAACCGCCTGATTCAGGCGCTGGATCCCAGAGGTTTTGATGTGTATGCCAATGATAAATCAACGGAAGAGGAACGGATGCGCCCGTTTTTATGGCGCTTTTGGACCAAGCTTCCGGCCCAGGGCAGAATCGCCCTCTTTGACAGAAGCTGGTACCGGCAGGTGACCATCGAACGGTTTGTAGGCAAGATTCCGGAGACGGCTCTGCCAGAGGCTTTTCAGGATATTCAGTCCTTTGAACGTCAGCTGACCGATGACGGTATGGTTATCATAAAGCTGTTCCTCTATATTTCTAAGGAGGAGCAAAAGAAGCGGTTTAACCGGCTGGAAACTTCCAAGGAAACCAGCTGGCGTGTGACAGAAGAGGACTGGCGCAGGAATAAGGAATACGGACGTTTTCTGGAAATTTCCGAGGAAATGCTTCAAAGGACGGATATGGACTTCGCCCCATGGACCATCATTGAAGGTACTGACAGAGATTATGCCTCCGCAAAAATCATCACACAGGTGGCGGACTGCTTAGAGGATGCCCTAAGGCAGAGGAAGCTTAGGGGAGAGAGAAAAGAAAAAGAGGTGCCGGTGCGTTCGGAGAAATACCAGAGCGGAGTCTTAACCGGGGTGGACTTATCAAAGACCATGACAAAGGAAGAATATAAGAAGGAGATGAGACAGCTAAAGGAAAAGCTGGAATCCCTTCACAGCCAGATATACCGGTTAAGGATCCCTGTAGTGCTGGGCTTTGAGGGCTGGGATGCAGCAGGAAAGGGCGGGGCAATCAAGCGCCTGACCAGCCATCTGGACCCCAGAGGCTATAAGGTATATCCCACTTCGGCTCCCAACGATATGGAACGGGTCCACCATTACCTGTGGCGTTTCTGGAATCATGTGCCAAAAGCAGGCCATATCGCCATCTTTGACCGGACCTGGTACGGCCGGGTCATGGTGGAGCGGATCGAGGGCTTTTGCAGCGAGGCTGAGTGGAAGCAGGCTTATCAGGAAATCAATGAGATGGAGAACCACATGGCAAATGCCGGAGCCGTTGTCATTAAATTCTGGCTTCATATCGATAAGGATGAACAGGAAAAACGCTTTAAGGAGCGTCAGGAAAATCCGTCCAAGCAGTGGAAGATCACGGAGGAAGACTGGAGAAACCGGGAAAAATGGGATCAGTATGAATCCGCGGTCAATGAGATGCTGGTACGTACTTCCACCACCTATGCTCCCTGGGTGGTCGTGGAGGCGAACTGTAAGTATTATGCCAGGATCAAGGTGCTAAAAACTGTTGTGGAAGCTATGGAGTCAGAGATAAAAAAATGTAAGAAAAATTCATGA
- a CDS encoding NAD(P)/FAD-dependent oxidoreductase yields MNTVLIVGGGAAGMLAGIAAAMKGGTVHIFEKNEKLGKKVYITGKGRCNVTNACDTEELFGNVVTNAKFLYSSFYGFTNFDMMDLLEDLGCSLKTERGNRVFPASDKSSDVIKALTKRLLDLGVSIHYRTQVENLLIENGTLLGLEIKEVGKKAKVYGDSVIVACGGLSYQATGSTGDGYEMAKEAGHKVTTLSPALVPFVAEEPVVKELQGLSLRNVEASILNGKKVVYKEFGEMLFTHYGVSGPVLLSASSYAVKELKKGPLTLSIDLKPALSEEQLDTRILRDFEEAANKQFKNSLDHLYPSKLVPVMVDRSKIPPEKKVNEITREERQRLVRATKGFLLTLTGLRGYNEAIITQGGVSVKEVNPSTLESKLLPGLYFAGEVLDLDAVTGGFNLQIAWSTGWAAGNAAGEEKFKG; encoded by the coding sequence ATGAATACGGTTTTAATCGTGGGCGGTGGCGCTGCAGGGATGCTGGCTGGAATAGCAGCAGCCATGAAGGGCGGTACCGTCCACATTTTTGAGAAAAATGAAAAACTTGGAAAGAAGGTCTATATCACCGGCAAGGGACGCTGCAATGTGACCAATGCTTGTGATACAGAGGAGCTGTTCGGAAACGTAGTGACCAATGCCAAATTCCTTTACAGCAGCTTTTACGGCTTTACCAATTTTGATATGATGGACTTGTTGGAAGATCTTGGCTGTTCCTTAAAGACAGAGCGGGGCAACCGGGTATTTCCGGCTTCTGATAAGTCTTCAGATGTAATAAAGGCTCTTACAAAAAGGCTTTTAGATCTTGGAGTCTCCATCCATTACAGAACCCAGGTGGAGAATCTTTTGATAGAGAATGGCACCCTTCTGGGGCTGGAGATAAAAGAGGTCGGGAAAAAGGCAAAGGTGTACGGAGATTCCGTGATCGTAGCCTGCGGCGGATTGTCCTATCAGGCCACCGGCTCCACAGGAGACGGTTATGAGATGGCAAAAGAAGCCGGCCATAAGGTTACCACTCTTTCTCCCGCCCTGGTTCCCTTTGTGGCAGAGGAGCCGGTGGTAAAGGAGCTGCAGGGCTTATCCCTTCGCAATGTGGAGGCATCCATATTAAACGGAAAAAAGGTGGTTTATAAGGAATTCGGGGAAATGCTGTTTACCCATTACGGGGTCAGCGGTCCGGTACTTTTAAGCGCCAGCAGCTATGCGGTAAAGGAACTGAAGAAAGGGCCTTTGACTCTTTCTATTGACTTAAAGCCGGCTCTTTCCGAAGAACAGCTTGACACCAGGATTCTGCGGGATTTTGAAGAGGCCGCTAACAAGCAGTTTAAGAATTCACTGGATCATTTGTATCCTTCCAAGCTGGTGCCGGTCATGGTGGATAGAAGCAAAATACCGCCGGAGAAGAAGGTCAATGAAATCACCAGGGAAGAGCGCCAGCGCCTTGTCCGCGCAACCAAAGGCTTTCTTCTGACGCTTACAGGACTTCGGGGCTACAATGAAGCCATCATCACCCAGGGCGGTGTTTCTGTTAAGGAGGTTAACCCTTCCACACTGGAATCCAAGCTCCTTCCCGGCCTTTACTTTGCCGGAGAAGTGCTGGATTTAGATGCAGTGACCGGAGGCTTTAATTTACAAATCGCCTGGTCTACGGGGTGGGCGGCCGGAAATGCTGCCGGAGAGGAGAAATTCAAAGGATGA